One window from the genome of Gimesia aquarii encodes:
- a CDS encoding lysophospholipid acyltransferase family protein, translated as MDRVLKILFFAVIVRPIVIIVLGLNLRGKQNLPQRGPAMIAANHNSHLDTLVLMSLYPLAKLHKVRPVAAADYFLKNRFLAWFALKCIGIIPINRTGRQRKSELFAGCHKAMDNGDILILFPEGSRGNPEELSEIKRGIYHIVHGRTDTKVTPVMMHGLGRALPRGEALLVPFNCDVIIGEQLAEAKSAENLVNEIKASFLELQKYCITCNQA; from the coding sequence ATGGATCGAGTTCTCAAAATCCTGTTTTTTGCTGTCATTGTCAGGCCGATCGTGATTATCGTGCTTGGCTTGAACCTGAGAGGAAAACAGAATTTGCCTCAGCGTGGGCCGGCAATGATTGCGGCAAACCATAACAGCCATCTCGATACACTGGTTTTGATGAGTCTTTATCCTTTAGCCAAATTACATAAAGTCCGACCTGTGGCAGCCGCAGATTATTTTCTCAAGAATCGATTTCTTGCTTGGTTTGCGCTTAAGTGTATTGGCATCATTCCAATTAATCGAACGGGTCGACAGCGAAAAAGTGAATTGTTTGCTGGCTGCCATAAAGCGATGGATAATGGTGATATCCTCATTCTGTTTCCGGAAGGGAGTCGTGGAAATCCCGAAGAATTGAGTGAAATCAAAAGAGGCATCTACCATATTGTGCATGGCAGGACCGATACCAAAGTAACACCGGTAATGATGCATGGACTTGGCAGGGCTTTACCTCGAGGAGAGGCCCTGTTAGTTCCTTTTAATTGTGATGTGATAATAGGGGAACAGTTAGCTGAGGCTAAGTCGGCTGAGAATCTGGTGAATGAGATTAAGGCTTCGTTTCTGGAACTTCAAAAATATTGCATCACATGCAATCAAGCATAA
- a CDS encoding C-terminal binding protein has translation MSAKFSVLITDRAWPDCEVERKQLALVDAEVIEAPPGADEQTLIEYATGVDAIATCWAPVTEAVIAAAPHCKTIARLGIGLDNIDVKYASSKKIPVTNVPDYCIPEVADHTIALMLASLRNVAFFHHQTKQGTYNLAAAPIPRRVSTLTIGVFGFGLTGQAVIERARAFGMNVIANNSSGNDYGTGTTMVSFSDLLEQSDVISIHAPLTDATHHQFDESAFEQMKSTALIINTSRGGLIDFSALKFAIQNEQIAGAALDVFDPEPPDLNDPFFKDERVIASPHAAFISQESLDELRQQAARQVADILVGRETTNVVNATAVE, from the coding sequence GTGTCTGCGAAATTTAGTGTATTAATTACTGATCGTGCCTGGCCGGATTGCGAAGTGGAACGCAAACAATTAGCACTCGTCGATGCAGAAGTTATCGAAGCCCCTCCAGGAGCAGACGAACAGACCCTCATCGAATACGCTACCGGAGTTGATGCCATCGCCACATGTTGGGCTCCCGTTACAGAAGCAGTGATTGCAGCGGCACCCCATTGTAAAACGATTGCGCGTTTGGGAATTGGATTGGATAATATTGATGTAAAATACGCCTCTTCCAAAAAGATTCCGGTCACCAATGTTCCCGATTACTGTATCCCGGAAGTCGCCGATCATACAATTGCGTTGATGTTAGCAAGTTTACGAAATGTTGCCTTTTTTCATCACCAGACGAAACAGGGGACCTATAATCTTGCGGCTGCACCAATACCGCGTCGAGTCAGTACATTGACAATAGGAGTCTTTGGCTTCGGCCTGACGGGACAAGCTGTTATAGAGCGTGCACGTGCTTTTGGTATGAACGTAATTGCGAACAATTCATCTGGAAACGACTATGGAACGGGAACCACTATGGTTTCGTTTTCAGATCTGCTAGAGCAAAGTGATGTCATTTCCATTCACGCACCACTAACAGATGCCACCCATCATCAATTTGATGAAAGTGCCTTCGAACAAATGAAGTCAACCGCTTTAATCATCAATACTTCCAGAGGAGGGCTCATTGACTTTTCTGCTTTGAAATTTGCTATTCAAAATGAGCAAATCGCTGGAGCAGCACTGGATGTGTTTGACCCGGAACCACCTGATCTGAATGATCCTTTTTTCAAGGATGAAAGAGTGATTGCCTCTCCCCATGCTGCATTTATTTCACAAGAATCACTGGATGAACTCCGACAACAAGCGGCCCGTCAGGTGGCAGATATCCTTGTGGGGAGGGAAACCACTAATGTCGTAAATGCAACAGCAGTTGAATAA
- a CDS encoding DUF1559 domain-containing protein — translation MNLKHQRKRGFTLIELLVVIAIIAILIALLLPAVQQAREAARRSSCKNNLKQLGLALHNYHETHRVFPFSTVCRVNAAATAPGSTSGSRQGWFHMILPFVDQAPLYNQITPRIQANQFPGGWPEATTRVAMFSCPSDPKAGKIGQQGFHGNYLLCSGSTAQGAQSTYPRLNGMFYNLSSTKMRDVVDGMSTTIMGSEINIAEDSLPASGPGNVVCGGTHDLRGRYHNSYHNGGLTFTTIRPPNTPTGDVAQYCNGTEDAPCRACSGENNEIHARSRHEGGVHALMGDGAVRFVSENIDTTLFQALGTREGKETIGEF, via the coding sequence ATGAATCTGAAGCATCAGCGGAAACGAGGGTTTACTCTTATCGAACTACTAGTGGTCATTGCCATCATTGCAATTCTGATCGCATTACTACTACCTGCGGTGCAACAGGCACGTGAAGCGGCCAGACGTTCAAGCTGTAAAAATAATCTGAAACAACTTGGACTGGCATTACACAACTATCATGAAACGCATCGTGTATTTCCATTTTCAACTGTCTGCCGTGTGAATGCAGCTGCGACAGCTCCAGGAAGCACAAGTGGCTCAAGACAGGGATGGTTCCATATGATTCTTCCGTTTGTCGATCAGGCCCCGCTCTATAATCAAATTACTCCCCGTATTCAGGCAAACCAGTTTCCCGGAGGCTGGCCAGAAGCCACGACACGCGTTGCAATGTTCAGCTGTCCTTCCGATCCTAAAGCCGGGAAAATCGGACAACAGGGATTTCATGGAAATTATTTACTCTGTTCAGGCTCAACCGCACAAGGAGCACAAAGCACTTATCCGAGATTGAATGGCATGTTCTATAATCTCTCCAGTACAAAAATGCGTGATGTTGTTGACGGTATGTCAACGACGATTATGGGAAGCGAAATCAATATCGCCGAAGACTCACTTCCAGCTTCAGGACCAGGCAATGTAGTCTGCGGTGGTACACATGATCTACGTGGACGTTATCACAACAGTTACCACAACGGTGGTTTGACATTTACGACGATCCGACCCCCGAATACACCTACAGGCGATGTTGCACAATATTGCAACGGTACTGAAGACGCCCCCTGCCGTGCCTGTTCAGGTGAAAATAATGAAATTCATGCACGAAGCCGCCATGAAGGAGGTGTTCATGCTCTGATGGGCGATGGTGCTGTTCGCTTTGTTTCTGAAAACATCGATACGACTCTCTTCCAGGCACTGGGAACTCGTGAAGGAAAAGAGACGATCGGAGAATTCTAA
- a CDS encoding spermidine synthase, with protein MNDPLPEQPAPPLMLSLMLLVSGSCALVFQVVWIRELRLVFGATTASSAAVLAIFMAGLGLGNWLFGRRIDNSLLPLRLYGLLEVGIALSAGLSPFLIDFVRYFYVEVGGQSVLGPELATLLRLLAAALILSIPTIMMGGTLPAAARAVSIDADQNRRSVAFLYGLNTFGAVIGAGLANFMLLEAFGNRTVLWSACGLNLLLAATALRLSKNLSSVPHKQTKQQTKELSQSSPLKQEPSRIGVVCVSAGIVGFVFFLMEIVWYRMLGPLLGGTTYTFGLILCIALLGIGVGGALYGIVARYLKPSLPFLAAICAVEALLIAIPFWYGDQIAFWVLHQQSEFVASFGDQIWNWFQVGAFVIFPASLVAGFQFPLLIAIAGKGRENIGKHVGWTFASNTLGAISGSIAGGFFLLPIMTAPGLWRFAICLLICLAVVITVFSHRWKSPFVIITGTASLFAILGIAGTGPSAVWRHSGIGANRAKIDGTGRNAEQNFANTKKRQCIWQAEGRESSVAITATDSLAFIVNGKSDGNAYGDAGTQIGLGLIGPLLHKSPKRGLVIGLGTGESAGWMADVEEINTVDVVELEPAVLQMSERCAQVNRNALENPKLQVHFNDAREYLLTVKAQYDIIVSEPSNPYRAGIANLYTREFYESVSSKLNENGLFLQWVQGYEVDDHTVMIVLQTIRSVFPNIQIWRTKARDMVVVCGKSESAFQQDIEVLRKRFTEKTIREGLKLGWRVSDIEGILAHYVCGDTTIDKLLKERADLLNQDDQNFLEYAFAKTVGKTTRFSIEDLHLLAMKLDDNSPVSSDELNSETIAQRRLAMHLHLGGSIPIVKHLSETQRNRAGAYNLYLMKRYSEAAERFKEVEIDKSCSIELMVYAHSLAEAGLPIPEDIMEILNQNNKTEAAAINAIAYFQQRQFDLALQMILAAFQRLQTNPWGSPLLLDSVLRKAVALSDIDDRTALPIYQHLNQPFSMYRLENKRLIVRYIISEKLEAEHIIESLKALEPHVPWKGWLLETRAKAYAAEQHPLVKQAKKELKQFRNWNN; from the coding sequence TTGAACGATCCGTTGCCTGAGCAACCAGCCCCCCCATTGATGTTATCGCTGATGCTCCTTGTTTCGGGTAGTTGCGCGCTGGTTTTTCAAGTGGTTTGGATACGTGAGCTACGTCTTGTATTCGGAGCCACAACCGCTTCTTCTGCTGCCGTCCTGGCGATTTTCATGGCAGGATTAGGTTTAGGAAATTGGCTCTTTGGCAGGCGTATTGATAATTCACTGCTTCCTCTTCGACTCTACGGGTTGCTTGAAGTGGGAATCGCATTGTCTGCGGGACTCAGTCCATTTCTAATTGATTTCGTTCGATACTTTTATGTCGAAGTCGGTGGACAATCGGTCCTCGGCCCCGAACTGGCCACTCTACTTCGACTCCTGGCAGCGGCCCTCATACTTTCCATTCCCACTATCATGATGGGAGGTACGCTACCTGCTGCAGCGCGTGCTGTGTCAATTGATGCAGATCAGAACCGACGCAGCGTTGCCTTTCTTTATGGATTGAATACGTTCGGTGCCGTTATTGGGGCAGGTCTGGCAAATTTTATGCTCTTGGAAGCATTTGGAAATCGCACCGTATTATGGTCAGCTTGCGGATTAAACCTTCTGCTTGCAGCCACCGCATTACGGTTATCTAAAAATTTGTCATCGGTTCCACATAAGCAGACCAAACAGCAAACAAAGGAACTCTCACAGTCGTCCCCCCTCAAACAAGAACCAAGTCGAATCGGAGTCGTCTGTGTTTCAGCTGGAATCGTTGGATTTGTATTCTTTCTTATGGAAATTGTCTGGTATCGGATGCTGGGCCCTTTACTTGGCGGAACAACATATACCTTCGGTCTGATTCTTTGTATCGCACTGTTGGGTATCGGGGTCGGCGGGGCACTGTATGGAATTGTAGCACGTTATCTGAAACCATCACTCCCGTTTTTAGCAGCAATCTGTGCCGTGGAAGCTTTGTTAATTGCGATCCCCTTCTGGTATGGAGATCAAATTGCGTTCTGGGTATTACACCAGCAAAGTGAATTCGTCGCATCTTTTGGAGATCAGATTTGGAATTGGTTTCAAGTAGGTGCCTTTGTCATTTTTCCAGCGTCACTGGTGGCTGGTTTTCAATTTCCCTTACTGATTGCAATCGCTGGAAAAGGACGAGAGAACATAGGAAAACATGTCGGCTGGACTTTTGCTTCTAATACATTAGGCGCGATTTCTGGTTCCATTGCCGGTGGTTTTTTTCTACTCCCGATCATGACTGCACCGGGTCTTTGGCGATTCGCCATCTGTTTACTGATTTGCTTGGCTGTAGTGATAACTGTTTTCAGCCATCGATGGAAAAGTCCCTTTGTGATAATCACAGGTACTGCATCTCTCTTTGCGATCCTCGGAATTGCTGGAACAGGTCCATCCGCGGTCTGGCGTCATTCCGGTATCGGGGCAAACCGAGCAAAAATCGATGGTACCGGGCGCAATGCAGAACAAAATTTCGCAAATACCAAAAAACGCCAATGTATTTGGCAGGCCGAAGGGCGGGAATCGAGTGTCGCCATAACGGCCACGGACAGCCTTGCCTTTATCGTGAATGGAAAAAGTGATGGCAATGCCTATGGCGACGCAGGCACACAAATTGGACTCGGGCTGATTGGCCCGCTTTTACATAAATCTCCAAAGAGGGGATTGGTTATAGGTCTGGGAACGGGTGAGTCTGCGGGCTGGATGGCTGATGTAGAAGAGATCAATACGGTCGATGTTGTTGAACTGGAACCAGCAGTTTTGCAAATGTCCGAACGTTGTGCCCAGGTCAATCGCAATGCTTTGGAAAACCCAAAGCTTCAGGTGCACTTTAACGACGCCCGCGAATATTTACTGACTGTGAAAGCACAATACGACATCATTGTATCTGAACCTTCAAACCCGTACCGAGCGGGAATCGCGAATCTTTATACGCGCGAATTTTACGAATCTGTTTCATCAAAGCTCAACGAGAATGGATTATTTCTGCAATGGGTCCAGGGGTATGAAGTTGATGACCACACCGTGATGATCGTACTCCAGACAATACGATCAGTATTTCCGAACATTCAAATCTGGCGAACGAAGGCGAGAGATATGGTTGTCGTTTGTGGTAAATCAGAATCAGCATTCCAGCAAGACATCGAAGTACTTCGGAAGCGGTTCACTGAAAAAACAATACGAGAGGGCCTCAAGCTTGGTTGGCGTGTTAGTGACATTGAGGGCATCCTCGCGCACTATGTCTGCGGTGATACTACGATTGACAAGCTTTTGAAGGAACGTGCTGATCTGCTTAATCAAGATGATCAAAATTTTCTCGAATATGCATTTGCAAAGACAGTCGGCAAGACAACACGATTTTCGATAGAAGATCTGCATCTACTGGCAATGAAACTTGATGATAACTCTCCTGTTTCCTCAGATGAATTAAATAGTGAAACCATTGCACAACGCAGGCTAGCCATGCATTTGCATTTAGGTGGATCGATTCCAATAGTAAAACATCTTTCAGAAACTCAACGGAATCGAGCTGGAGCTTATAATCTGTATTTGATGAAACGCTACTCAGAAGCTGCCGAACGATTTAAGGAAGTCGAAATCGATAAAAGCTGTTCCATTGAGTTAATGGTATATGCACACTCACTTGCCGAAGCAGGGCTCCCAATCCCTGAGGACATTATGGAGATACTCAATCAAAATAACAAAACGGAAGCCGCTGCAATAAATGCCATCGCATACTTTCAACAACGCCAGTTCGATCTTGCTCTTCAAATGATTTTGGCTGCTTTTCAGAGATTACAAACGAATCCTTGGGGAAGTCCGTTACTGTTAGATTCCGTTCTGAGGAAAGCGGTGGCTTTATCCGATATCGATGACAGAACAGCTTTACCAATCTACCAACATCTAAATCAACCGTTTTCTATGTATCGCCTCGAAAACAAACGACTCATTGTGCGCTACATTATCTCAGAGAAGCTAGAGGCAGAGCATATCATAGAATCACTAAAAGCACTGGAACCACATGTTCCATGGAAGGGATGGTTACTCGAAACTCGAGCCAAAGCCTACGCCGCCGAACAGCACCCACTCGTTAAGCAGGCTAAAAAGGAGTTGAAACAGTTTCGCAACTGGAACAATTAA